A region from the Halomarina litorea genome encodes:
- a CDS encoding DUF7563 family protein, giving the protein MATCDYCDAHVSRQFRSVFADPDGRILACPNCSSTTGIAETTRERMRSARSGG; this is encoded by the coding sequence ATGGCCACCTGTGATTACTGCGACGCGCACGTCTCGCGCCAGTTCCGGTCGGTGTTCGCCGACCCGGACGGACGGATACTGGCGTGCCCGAACTGCTCTTCGACCACCGGCATCGCCGAGACGACGCGAGAACGGATGCGCTCCGCTCGGAGCGGGGGGTAG
- a CDS encoding M24 family metallopeptidase, with protein sequence MRPDLSRLDTFLDDHDADGYLVDADAESSDQRYLSGFDAPDPFVTLYDGDVHLLVSSLEYGRARKESGAASVARTVDYGYGKLRAEHGPREASNRVLAAFLDDHDVASVYTPARFPLATADGIREQDVEVTADTDDVVTEIRATKTDEEVEHVRVAQRANEQAMARAEQLIRESVVRDGVLAHDGEDLTSERVRREIEMELLRHDHALDETIVACGADAADPHDRGSGPLRPDQPIIVDIFPRGKDSKYYADMTRTFVKGEPSEVIEEWYDLTLEAMDAAFDAIEPGATGEDVHNAVCDVYEAAGESTLRSDEATETGFIHSTGHGVGLDIHERPSVAPGGDELEPGHVVTVEPGLYDPDHGGVRIEDLVVVTEDGFVNLTGYPKELVVD encoded by the coding sequence ATGCGACCCGACCTCTCGCGACTCGACACCTTCCTCGACGACCACGACGCCGACGGCTACCTCGTGGACGCCGACGCCGAGAGCTCAGACCAGCGCTACCTCTCGGGGTTCGACGCCCCCGACCCGTTCGTGACGCTGTACGACGGCGACGTCCACCTGCTGGTCTCCAGTCTGGAGTACGGCCGGGCCAGAAAGGAGAGCGGTGCCGCGAGCGTCGCACGGACCGTCGACTACGGCTACGGCAAACTCCGGGCGGAGCACGGCCCCCGCGAGGCGAGCAACCGGGTCCTCGCCGCGTTCCTCGACGACCACGACGTGGCGTCCGTCTACACCCCCGCGCGGTTCCCCCTCGCCACCGCCGACGGCATCCGCGAACAGGACGTCGAGGTGACCGCCGACACCGACGACGTGGTGACGGAGATTCGCGCCACCAAGACCGACGAGGAGGTCGAACACGTCCGCGTCGCCCAGCGAGCGAACGAGCAGGCGATGGCCCGCGCCGAGCAGTTGATTCGCGAATCGGTGGTCCGGGACGGCGTCCTCGCACACGACGGCGAGGACCTGACGAGCGAGCGGGTGCGCCGCGAGATAGAGATGGAACTCCTCAGACACGACCACGCGCTGGACGAGACCATCGTCGCCTGCGGGGCGGACGCCGCCGATCCCCACGACCGGGGGAGCGGTCCGCTCCGACCCGACCAGCCGATAATCGTCGACATCTTCCCGCGCGGGAAGGACTCGAAGTACTACGCCGACATGACCCGGACGTTCGTGAAGGGCGAACCGAGCGAGGTCATCGAGGAGTGGTACGACCTCACGCTGGAGGCGATGGACGCCGCCTTCGACGCCATCGAACCCGGCGCGACGGGCGAGGACGTCCACAACGCCGTCTGCGACGTCTACGAGGCGGCGGGCGAATCCACCCTGCGGAGCGACGAGGCGACGGAGACGGGGTTCATCCACTCGACGGGTCACGGCGTCGGCCTCGACATCCACGAGCGTCCGTCGGTCGCCCCCGGCGGCGACGAACTCGAACCGGGCCACGTCGTCACCGTCGAACCCGGCCTCTACGACCCGGACCACGGCGGCGTCCGTATCGAGGACCTCGTCGTCGTCACCGAGGACGGTTTCGTGAACCTCACGGGCTACCCGAAGGAACTGGTCGTCGACTGA
- a CDS encoding penicillin acylase family protein produces the protein MSRDPRQVLFALLSVAGLVAAGAFGGTYLTLAAPFSGGAWAAADDDPDSLGGGLRGMAGPTEVENPHGAATVSYDRWGVPHVEAENEAALYYAAGYVQARDRLFEMDLQRRLISGNLSAAVGSVAVESDTFHRKMDFTGAAEASWRAMAGTEYGGLVEAYTAGVNRYIDDGDLPTEFRLNDYRPQRWTPVATLLVGKQISWSLTGSFRDLQGATVDARLPEARSLYPDQLAHDSPVIREGWDPNATGASGTGNLAAPGALYDWLSTYQSEPGIGSNNWVVSGEHTASGRPIVANDPHLQLTVPPIWYEQRLTLLGEDGYDVRGVTFPGIPTVIIGQNRDVAWGLTNVGADVTDLYTYDRPSNDTYVYDGEVRELDRTTETIRVKGGEDVTVTVEKTVHGPLLSREGPNGTSEVAVAWTGLTATREARALYLFNRARTMDDVREGARFFDSPTQNLVAAARAEPRSAENASGRAPRASDGETYYRATGKYPYRYTDGEVVRGDRPFDGSAGEGEWRGFTPYGNSTWEGFVAYEDVPHVDDPPLLASANQRVVDDPGFYLSTSVGYADPFRGARIYEMLDERVESGDPIDRAYVEEMQADVRSRAATLFVPQILDARDAMVAETRRAARQFEDWDGRMTQDSEAALLFALFRDRFVNATFYDEYHPAGLDPGYYPHHYTLGTLPADSEWFDDTRTPERETRADIVARALREAIEEADREGYGTYGDYNRLRLTHPFGLAFLDYPERPMDGSPFTVNNFRADRSIQAGSSWRMIATFDGDSLGVIPGGQSGNPFSSHYHDQLGLWATADYKPLSFDDPGAVDIRFTTDGANGSASVAAGRGVGDA, from the coding sequence ATGTCACGCGACCCCAGACAGGTGCTCTTCGCCCTCCTCTCCGTCGCCGGCCTCGTCGCGGCAGGAGCGTTCGGGGGGACCTACCTCACGCTCGCGGCGCCGTTCAGCGGCGGGGCGTGGGCGGCGGCCGACGACGACCCGGACTCCCTCGGGGGCGGCCTGCGCGGGATGGCCGGTCCGACCGAGGTGGAGAACCCCCACGGCGCGGCGACGGTCAGCTACGACCGGTGGGGCGTCCCCCACGTCGAGGCGGAGAACGAGGCGGCGCTGTACTACGCGGCCGGTTACGTCCAGGCGCGCGACCGCCTCTTCGAGATGGACCTCCAGCGTCGGCTCATCTCGGGGAACCTCTCGGCGGCCGTCGGGAGCGTCGCCGTCGAGTCCGACACCTTCCACCGGAAGATGGACTTTACGGGCGCGGCCGAGGCGTCGTGGCGCGCCATGGCGGGCACCGAGTACGGCGGGCTGGTCGAGGCGTACACCGCCGGCGTCAACCGCTACATCGACGACGGCGACCTGCCCACCGAGTTCCGCCTGAACGACTACCGCCCACAGCGCTGGACGCCCGTCGCCACCCTCCTCGTCGGCAAGCAGATATCGTGGTCCCTGACGGGAAGCTTCCGCGACCTGCAGGGTGCGACGGTGGACGCCCGTCTCCCCGAGGCGCGGTCGCTGTACCCCGACCAGTTGGCCCACGACTCGCCCGTGATTCGCGAGGGGTGGGACCCGAACGCGACCGGGGCGTCGGGGACCGGGAACCTCGCAGCCCCCGGCGCGCTGTACGACTGGCTCTCGACCTACCAGTCGGAGCCCGGCATCGGGTCGAACAACTGGGTCGTCTCCGGCGAGCACACCGCCTCGGGGCGACCCATCGTCGCCAACGACCCGCACCTCCAGCTCACGGTCCCTCCCATCTGGTACGAACAGCGACTCACCCTGTTGGGTGAAGACGGCTACGACGTGCGCGGCGTCACCTTCCCCGGTATTCCGACGGTGATCATCGGCCAGAACCGGGACGTGGCGTGGGGCCTCACGAACGTCGGCGCGGACGTGACCGACCTCTACACCTACGACCGGCCCTCGAACGACACCTACGTCTACGACGGCGAGGTCCGCGAACTCGACCGGACCACCGAGACCATCCGGGTCAAGGGCGGCGAGGACGTCACCGTCACGGTCGAGAAGACGGTCCACGGCCCCCTGCTCTCGCGGGAGGGGCCGAACGGCACGAGCGAGGTGGCCGTCGCGTGGACCGGCCTCACGGCCACCCGCGAGGCGCGGGCACTCTACCTGTTCAACCGCGCCCGGACGATGGACGACGTCCGCGAGGGCGCGCGGTTCTTCGACTCGCCGACGCAGAACCTCGTCGCGGCAGCGAGGGCGGAACCGCGTTCCGCCGAAAACGCGAGCGGGCGGGCCCCGCGAGCGAGCGACGGCGAGACCTACTACCGCGCGACCGGGAAGTACCCCTATCGCTACACGGACGGAGAGGTCGTCCGGGGAGACCGGCCGTTCGACGGCTCCGCCGGCGAGGGCGAGTGGCGCGGGTTCACCCCCTATGGGAACTCGACGTGGGAGGGGTTCGTCGCCTACGAGGACGTCCCCCACGTCGACGACCCCCCACTCCTCGCCAGCGCGAACCAGCGAGTCGTCGACGACCCCGGCTTCTACCTCTCGACGAGCGTGGGCTACGCCGACCCGTTCCGCGGGGCGCGCATCTACGAGATGCTGGACGAACGCGTCGAGTCCGGCGACCCGATAGACCGGGCGTACGTCGAGGAGATGCAGGCCGACGTGCGCTCACGGGCCGCCACCCTGTTCGTCCCGCAGATTCTGGACGCGCGGGACGCGATGGTCGCCGAGACGCGGCGGGCCGCCCGACAGTTCGAGGACTGGGACGGCCGGATGACACAGGACTCGGAGGCCGCCCTGCTGTTCGCGCTGTTCCGCGACCGGTTCGTGAACGCCACCTTCTACGACGAGTACCACCCGGCGGGCCTCGACCCGGGCTACTACCCCCACCACTACACGCTGGGGACGCTCCCCGCCGACAGCGAGTGGTTCGACGACACGCGCACGCCCGAACGCGAGACGCGCGCAGACATCGTCGCGCGGGCGCTCCGGGAGGCCATCGAGGAGGCCGACCGCGAGGGCTACGGGACGTACGGCGACTACAACCGCCTGCGCCTGACCCACCCGTTCGGCCTCGCCTTCCTCGACTACCCCGAGCGCCCGATGGACGGGTCGCCGTTCACGGTGAACAACTTCCGGGCCGACCGGTCGATTCAGGCGGGGAGCAGTTGGCGGATGATTGCGACCTTCGACGGCGACTCGCTGGGGGTCATCCCCGGCGGCCAGTCGGGAAACCCGTTCTCCTCGCACTACCACGACCAGTTGGGCCTGTGGGCGACGGCGGACTACAAGCCGCTCTCGTTCGACGACCCCGGCGCCGTGGACATCAGGTTCACGACCGACGGAGCGAACGGGTCCGCGAGCGTGGCCGCAGGTCGGGGGGTGGGCGATGCGTAG
- a CDS encoding small ribosomal subunit Rsm22 family protein, producing the protein MNADQRRAVLDSARYLREVRPLDPEELTDYVEGTPHPAVVRQVLREESVELGVVERDDGTFTPVDEGPVELAFEGVTEFPRDHAGRLEDLLVERYGLDWHEGDSGDRLRAVIRRVKDDYYRQHPVEYDAETALAYALYHLPDYYAVAGYVLADLASDGLLPHRLRVLDVGAGVGGPALGLLDCLPDNCLVDYHAVEPSAAADVFESLVEVGRNRRVTVHRETAEDFTPEGEYDIVLFANVLSELDDPEAVARRYADHLAPEGTLVALAPADRNTATGLREVERSLEADGMTVYGPAVRLWPGETPTDRGWSFDVKPDLAVPEFQHRLDEAATDPDHALGEFVNVDVQYASSLLRHDDRRAVEFTPDPGRFARMADAESNVTERIDVLAVKLSHDLSGEEGNPLYKVGDGSEALDHYAVCTRESALNRDLREADYGDLLTFENALLLWNDDEAAYNLVVDAETVVDRVPT; encoded by the coding sequence ATGAACGCCGACCAGCGGCGGGCGGTGCTCGACAGCGCGCGGTACCTCCGGGAGGTGCGTCCCCTCGACCCGGAGGAACTGACCGACTACGTCGAGGGGACGCCCCACCCCGCCGTCGTCCGGCAGGTGCTCCGCGAGGAGTCCGTCGAACTGGGCGTCGTCGAACGCGACGACGGCACCTTCACCCCCGTCGACGAGGGACCGGTCGAACTCGCCTTCGAGGGCGTGACCGAGTTCCCCCGCGACCACGCCGGCCGACTGGAGGACCTCCTCGTGGAGCGCTACGGACTGGACTGGCACGAGGGTGACTCCGGCGACCGACTCAGGGCGGTCATCCGCCGGGTCAAGGACGACTACTACCGTCAGCACCCCGTCGAGTACGACGCGGAGACGGCTCTCGCCTACGCGCTCTACCACCTCCCCGACTACTACGCCGTGGCGGGGTACGTCCTCGCGGACCTCGCTTCCGACGGCCTGCTCCCCCACCGCCTCCGCGTCCTCGACGTCGGCGCGGGCGTCGGCGGCCCCGCCCTGGGACTCCTCGACTGCCTGCCCGACAACTGCCTCGTGGACTACCACGCCGTCGAACCCAGCGCCGCCGCGGACGTCTTCGAGTCGCTGGTCGAGGTCGGTCGCAACCGGCGGGTGACCGTCCACCGCGAGACCGCGGAGGACTTCACCCCCGAGGGGGAGTACGACATCGTCCTGTTCGCGAACGTCCTCTCGGAACTCGACGACCCCGAGGCGGTGGCCCGGCGCTACGCCGACCACCTCGCGCCCGAGGGGACCCTCGTCGCACTCGCCCCCGCCGACCGCAACACGGCGACGGGTCTGCGCGAGGTCGAACGCTCGCTTGAGGCCGACGGGATGACGGTGTACGGCCCCGCGGTGCGCCTCTGGCCGGGCGAGACGCCGACCGACCGGGGGTGGTCGTTCGACGTGAAACCCGACCTCGCGGTCCCCGAGTTCCAGCACAGACTGGACGAGGCGGCGACGGACCCCGACCACGCCCTCGGCGAGTTCGTCAACGTCGACGTGCAGTACGCCTCCTCGCTCCTCCGGCACGACGACAGGCGGGCCGTCGAATTCACCCCCGACCCGGGGCGGTTCGCGCGGATGGCCGACGCGGAGTCGAACGTCACCGAACGCATCGACGTCCTCGCCGTGAAACTGAGCCACGACCTCTCGGGCGAGGAGGGCAACCCGCTGTACAAGGTCGGCGACGGGAGCGAGGCCCTCGACCACTACGCGGTCTGTACGCGCGAGTCGGCGCTCAACCGCGACCTGCGCGAGGCGGACTACGGCGACCTGCTGACCTTCGAGAACGCCCTCCTCCTGTGGAACGACGACGAGGCGGCGTACAACCTCGTCGTGGACGCCGAAACCGTCGTGGACCGCGTGCCGACGTAG
- a CDS encoding flavin monoamine oxidase family protein: protein MSDVDAAADRETDVVVVGAGLAGLTAARWLDGRDVDVRVLDARPQVGGRLRSREVDGVVVDLGTQWVGPGQRHLRRLAADLGCEQVRQRAEGDALRYDGNGTHRGKTAIDSLPLPARLNLGAAVRLLDRRSGEVPLEAPHRAPDATAWDETTLATWRDGALRTRRARALFDAAVRSSFGSEPADLSYLSVLFAVRAAGGFERLTGLDGRPRTRIAGGVQTLADRMAADLSGRVHTDSPVRAIAHDEDGVVVRTDDESVAARHVVVATAASRVACLDFDPHLPARRAALSRRPPHGAVVTCVATYEVPFWRPDLSGDVLDEEGPVCRTRDVSPLDGERGVLVGQLFGNAARRWSERTRSERRSMVLDRFAEYFGDRAVEATGYTDVAWPNVPWSGGCCGAAFPPGILTTVGEALREPVGRVHWAGAETATRWPGHMDGGVQAGKRAAAELVGRLRTD from the coding sequence ATGAGCGACGTGGACGCGGCCGCCGACCGGGAGACGGACGTAGTGGTCGTCGGGGCCGGGCTGGCGGGCCTCACCGCCGCCCGGTGGCTCGACGGCAGGGACGTGGACGTCCGGGTCCTCGATGCGCGCCCGCAGGTCGGCGGCCGCCTCCGGTCGCGCGAGGTGGACGGCGTCGTCGTCGACCTCGGGACACAGTGGGTCGGGCCGGGCCAGCGACACCTCAGACGGCTGGCGGCGGACCTCGGCTGCGAGCAGGTGCGCCAGCGAGCCGAGGGAGACGCCCTCCGCTACGACGGCAACGGGACACATCGCGGGAAGACGGCGATCGACTCGCTCCCGCTCCCGGCCCGCCTCAACCTCGGGGCCGCGGTTCGCCTGCTCGACCGCCGGTCGGGGGAAGTCCCCCTCGAAGCCCCGCACCGTGCGCCCGACGCGACGGCGTGGGACGAGACCACCCTCGCGACGTGGCGCGACGGCGCACTCCGGACGCGTCGGGCGCGTGCCCTGTTCGACGCCGCCGTCCGGTCGTCCTTCGGGTCGGAACCCGCCGACCTCTCGTACCTCTCGGTCCTGTTCGCCGTCCGCGCGGCTGGCGGGTTCGAACGACTGACGGGGCTCGACGGTCGGCCCCGAACGCGCATCGCGGGGGGCGTCCAGACCCTCGCAGACCGGATGGCCGCCGACCTCTCGGGGAGGGTCCACACCGACTCGCCGGTCCGGGCCATCGCCCACGACGAGGACGGCGTCGTCGTCCGCACGGACGACGAGTCCGTCGCCGCTCGCCACGTCGTCGTGGCGACGGCCGCCTCGCGGGTGGCCTGTCTCGACTTCGACCCGCACCTCCCCGCCCGGCGGGCCGCGCTCTCGCGTCGCCCGCCACACGGGGCCGTCGTCACCTGCGTCGCCACCTACGAGGTGCCGTTCTGGCGGCCCGACCTCTCGGGCGACGTCCTCGACGAGGAAGGACCGGTGTGCCGCACCCGCGACGTCTCCCCGCTGGACGGGGAGCGCGGTGTCCTCGTCGGGCAACTGTTCGGGAACGCGGCCCGGCGGTGGAGCGAGCGGACCCGGAGCGAGCGCCGGTCGATGGTCCTCGACCGGTTCGCCGAGTACTTCGGCGACCGGGCGGTGGAGGCGACGGGCTACACAGACGTGGCGTGGCCGAACGTCCCGTGGTCCGGGGGGTGCTGCGGAGCGGCGTTCCCGCCGGGCATCCTCACGACGGTGGGGGAGGCGCTCCGGGAGCCCGTCGGACGCGTCCACTGGGCGGGCGCGGAGACGGCGACGCGGTGGCCGGGCCACATGGACGGCGGCGTGCAGGCGGGCAAGCGCGCCGCCGCGGAACTGGTGGGCCGTCTGCGAACCGACTGA
- a CDS encoding prephenate dehydrogenase/arogenate dehydrogenase family protein, which produces MNFLVVGAGDMGTWLGGALAADTDADVAFADADPSAADRAASATGGRTVPLDTDERFDAVCLAVPLPAVADAVAEHAGRADRALLDVSGVMDPAVRAMREHAPDRERVSLHPLFAPDAAPGNVAVVADEPGLVTDRVRTTLTDRGNDLFETTAEEHDRAMRTVQARAHAAVLAYGLAAEPVREEFQTPVSRALGDLVDRVTGGTARVYADIQSTFDGAEDVAEAARRVADADDEAFAALYREARPGLSDHPDRPDDAGEGR; this is translated from the coding sequence ATGAACTTCCTCGTCGTCGGCGCGGGCGACATGGGCACCTGGCTGGGGGGTGCGCTCGCCGCCGACACGGACGCCGACGTGGCCTTCGCCGACGCGGACCCGTCGGCCGCCGACCGGGCGGCGTCGGCCACCGGCGGTCGGACCGTCCCACTCGACACCGACGAACGCTTCGACGCCGTCTGCCTCGCCGTCCCCCTCCCGGCGGTGGCCGACGCCGTCGCAGAGCACGCGGGGCGGGCCGACCGTGCCCTCCTCGACGTCTCCGGCGTCATGGACCCCGCGGTACGCGCGATGCGGGAACACGCCCCCGACAGGGAACGGGTCAGTCTCCACCCCCTGTTCGCGCCGGACGCCGCGCCCGGGAACGTCGCCGTCGTCGCCGACGAACCCGGCCTCGTCACGGACCGCGTGCGGACGACACTGACCGACCGGGGGAACGACCTCTTCGAGACCACCGCCGAGGAACACGACCGGGCGATGCGGACCGTACAGGCACGTGCCCACGCCGCCGTCCTCGCCTACGGACTCGCCGCCGAACCCGTCCGCGAGGAGTTCCAGACGCCCGTCTCGCGTGCGCTGGGTGACCTCGTGGACCGCGTCACGGGCGGGACCGCGCGGGTCTACGCCGACATCCAGTCGACGTTCGACGGGGCAGAGGACGTCGCCGAGGCCGCACGTCGGGTCGCCGACGCCGACGACGAAGCCTTCGCCGCCCTCTACCGCGAGGCGCGTCCGGGACTATCCGACCACCCCGACCGCCCGGACGACGCAGGTGAGGGACGATGA
- a CDS encoding potassium channel family protein, whose amino-acid sequence MSNWWRRTGEYLVGLFVIMLAYTVVYHFGMAAFERDPISWLHSLQVVVETFTTTGYGSDAPWQSWQMNVIVIVMDLTGVLLIFLALPALIFPLFEEALKTTAPTAVDGFEDHVVIAGYTPRGVALVAELEGRDIPYVVVEPDRDAAADIYEEGTTVVHSDPEELRTYTEGTNLADARALVADVDDATNASIALTATQVCDAPVITFVEESNLEEYHRLAGASNVFSPRQLIGESLATKVTSGVSMDLGDAIEISEDFDIVELPVQAGSDLTGTRIEESRIRERTGANIIGAWFRGEFVSPPSPDALIDEQTILLVAGHEHQLERLKELTLSEQRRKRHGHAIVVGYGVVGSTVRRAIDEAGVDVETVTVDRQAMDEVDVVGDVTDIETLREADIEDAGTVILALPDDTTTVFATLVIRELSPDVEIVARAEATESVRKLYRAGADYVLSLAVVSGRMLASTILEEEVITFDQQVEVIRTDPGSFAGRTLAEADIRARTGCTVVAVERGDDVVADLGPDFRLLPDDELVVTGTDADINEFSRLAEGRG is encoded by the coding sequence ATGAGCAACTGGTGGCGCCGGACCGGAGAGTACCTCGTCGGCCTGTTCGTCATCATGCTGGCGTACACCGTCGTCTACCACTTCGGGATGGCCGCCTTCGAGCGCGACCCGATCTCGTGGCTCCACTCGCTGCAGGTCGTCGTCGAGACGTTCACCACCACGGGGTACGGCTCGGACGCGCCGTGGCAGAGCTGGCAGATGAACGTCATCGTCATCGTCATGGACCTGACGGGGGTGCTCCTCATCTTCCTCGCTCTGCCCGCCCTCATCTTCCCCCTGTTCGAGGAGGCGCTCAAGACGACGGCACCGACGGCCGTCGACGGGTTCGAGGACCACGTCGTCATCGCCGGCTACACCCCGCGCGGGGTAGCCCTCGTCGCGGAACTGGAGGGCCGCGACATCCCGTACGTCGTCGTCGAACCCGACCGGGACGCCGCCGCCGACATCTACGAGGAGGGGACGACCGTCGTCCACAGCGACCCGGAGGAACTGCGGACGTACACGGAGGGGACGAACCTCGCGGACGCGCGCGCCCTCGTCGCGGACGTCGACGACGCCACGAACGCATCCATCGCGCTCACCGCCACGCAGGTGTGTGACGCGCCGGTCATCACGTTCGTCGAGGAGTCCAACCTGGAGGAGTACCACCGGCTGGCCGGCGCGAGCAACGTCTTCTCGCCCCGTCAGCTCATCGGCGAGAGCCTCGCGACGAAGGTCACCTCCGGCGTGTCGATGGACCTCGGTGACGCCATCGAGATATCCGAGGACTTCGACATCGTCGAACTGCCCGTGCAGGCCGGGAGCGACCTGACGGGGACGCGAATCGAGGAGAGCCGCATCCGCGAGCGGACCGGCGCGAACATCATCGGCGCGTGGTTCCGCGGCGAGTTCGTCTCCCCGCCCTCGCCGGACGCGCTCATCGACGAACAGACCATTCTGCTGGTCGCCGGGCACGAACACCAACTCGAACGGCTAAAGGAGCTGACGCTCTCCGAACAGCGACGAAAGCGCCACGGCCACGCCATCGTCGTCGGCTACGGCGTCGTCGGCTCGACGGTCCGGCGGGCCATCGACGAGGCCGGGGTGGACGTCGAGACGGTCACGGTCGACCGACAGGCGATGGACGAGGTGGACGTCGTCGGCGACGTGACCGACATCGAGACGCTCCGCGAGGCGGACATCGAGGACGCGGGGACGGTCATCCTCGCGCTTCCCGACGACACGACGACGGTGTTCGCCACGCTCGTCATCCGCGAACTCTCGCCGGACGTGGAGATCGTCGCCCGCGCTGAGGCCACCGAGAGCGTCAGGAAGCTCTACCGGGCGGGGGCGGACTACGTCCTCTCGCTGGCCGTCGTCAGCGGGCGGATGCTCGCGTCCACCATCCTCGAGGAGGAGGTCATCACGTTCGACCAGCAGGTCGAGGTCATCCGCACCGACCCGGGGTCGTTCGCCGGCCGGACGCTCGCCGAGGCGGACATCCGCGCCCGGACCGGGTGTACCGTCGTCGCCGTCGAACGGGGCGACGACGTGGTCGCGGACCTCGGGCCGGACTTCCGCCTGCTCCCCGACGACGAACTGGTCGTCACCGGCACCGACGCCGACATCAACGAGTTCTCCCGCCTCGCCGAGGGGCGGGGCTGA
- a CDS encoding DUF998 domain-containing protein, with amino-acid sequence MTPPQSPDDGVARVERAAGVLAPAVALGAIFLATLLSPTFTWTGDPLSFLGSDGQPTRPLFNYGLVAGGLLSLPFGHYLSTTGRDRLQRSGGVLFALTGLAMGLVGVFPMGTDPHFPVAVAFYLLLSLTLWVHGAGALRVGEARRWVGAAAIALGTLNVVTWAVYVAVFAETGLSLAIPETVGALALGVWTAGTALRVGPTG; translated from the coding sequence GTGACTCCCCCGCAGTCCCCCGACGATGGCGTAGCACGGGTCGAACGCGCCGCGGGCGTCCTCGCGCCCGCCGTCGCCCTCGGTGCCATCTTCCTCGCGACGCTCCTCTCGCCGACGTTCACGTGGACGGGCGACCCGCTGTCCTTCCTCGGGAGCGACGGCCAACCGACGCGCCCGCTGTTCAACTACGGTCTCGTCGCGGGCGGCCTGCTCTCGCTCCCGTTCGGCCACTACCTCTCGACGACGGGGCGGGACCGCCTCCAGCGGTCGGGCGGCGTCCTGTTCGCGCTCACGGGCCTCGCCATGGGCCTCGTCGGCGTCTTCCCGATGGGGACCGACCCGCACTTCCCCGTCGCGGTGGCGTTCTACCTCCTGCTCTCGCTCACCCTCTGGGTCCACGGGGCGGGGGCCCTCCGGGTCGGCGAGGCCCGCCGGTGGGTTGGCGCTGCGGCGATCGCCCTCGGGACGCTCAACGTCGTCACGTGGGCGGTGTACGTCGCCGTCTTCGCGGAGACGGGACTCTCGCTCGCGATTCCGGAGACGGTCGGGGCGCTCGCACTCGGCGTGTGGACGGCGGGGACGGCCCTCCGAGTCGGACCGACGGGGTGA